The Asterias rubens chromosome 16, eAstRub1.3, whole genome shotgun sequence region CACGGGGCGTATTGTGGACAGCAGAGGTGGTCGTCTCCAGCTGAAATCACATGGTGTAGTCCTCTACATACCACCTGGTGCTCTTGGAGATGAGCCGCAGGAAATATTCGTCTACGTTCAACAGAACTTGACGTCATCTTCTCAGAATGGGTTTGTTACACCCATTGTTCATTGCGGCACCTCTGGGCTCAAGTTCAACATTCCAGTCATTCTGAGCTTCCCTGTCCATGTCAAAGATTCTTCTCAATGGAAGTTGTCTGGGGTCCGTCAAGATTCGTCCACCGAACCATGGGCAGACATTCCCGACTGCTCAAGCGATACCATACTGGTTAATGACAATCTTTGTACGGTAGTCGTTGATCATTTTACAGggtttggtttggttggttGTCCCAACGTACCGCAGCCTTCTTTAataccaatcagaatcaaggtTTATAACTCGCAGACCAACGGCATAGATCCGGTGCACGGTTGTGTGAAGTTACAAGTTTATTTCTGCGATGAATCAACAGAGACATGTGAGGTAAGTTTGACAATATTGgcaattgaccccttgcatttGACATCACACTCTCAAGAAGCGCCAATACTGAGAccaaaaggaggcagatcattggaggATATAGCTGTTCTGTATGCGTAAAAACATGCACGTGACCTCAGTACTTATATATTGTTTCGAGTTAATTCTTGATAGCCTCCTTGCACAACGTAGAATGTACCTCGGAACAATGCGCGTAATTTGGGGTGTCAAATCTTTTGTGCACAACTTTGACTGCCAATATTATGGTGGACAGGATAAGGTGTGTGAGTGTGCGGTGTGTTTTGCAATAGTTTTTAAGCAATGTCCCATAGTTACATTCACAAACGTATCGTTATATTGACTCTTAATCAAACAGCTGATGACTATCTAACTATCTAACAGTCTTACTAACAAcaagatttccagacttcaacggctgcccgcattgtgacactgtctagaaaatcctgttctatcacccccattctgaaacaactacactggctccctatctctcaacgaatcatcttcaagctgatgctcattgtccacaaagctcttaatggcaaggctccccactatatttctgaactgcttcaagtttacactccattaaggaatcttcgatcaagttctatgcatctcctcattgaacccaagtctcgacactcatggggtgacaggtctttttcttcagccgcgccacgcatctggaactctctaccacttaatcttcgatcttgtctttgtactgcaaaattcaagtctcttctcaaaacttatcttatgtcacaggttttcaatgactaattttgttgtgtctgtttttctttgtgttgtgttttgtttttgttttgtttttgttttgtttttggttttactgcgccttgaaaacccagcagggtggatatgtgcgcactacaagtcttattattattattattattattattattattattaactggtTGAATGTTGGGACCAACAAATATTTGACCAAAGGACAAAACCCTTAATAGCCCGACATGACTGCATGGCCAGGGTTGACATTCTACTCTAATTCTACCCAAAGATTCAAAAGCGATGACGGAAAAAAATACGGGGTGTTGGAGCTGATGTGAAATTAATTCACTGGATGCTATTTCAGCAAGCATCAATAATGCAACAATCAGTGCAGACAGTGAGCATTGCCAGCAATGattatcaaataattattactaaCTGAAATGGCACCCATGAGCATTTCACAACAATTTGCTCCAGACCCAAATTTCATAttaatcatgcttaccagaacaaggtaaccagccaaactaccatgtcatgtgtacaatttctgactggtactttgcaaatttctgctcagcaggaAAAATtcaagcactattttctgcgtttagcaactctatgaaatttgtcCCTGTTCTCAATATTGTGCCTTTGACGCTCTATTAATCATTGATCCtgacaaactaaaacaaattcttatttaAACATCTTTTATTCCGTCCTCCTACAGTCAATCAAGGAACGAGAGAAGGACAGCAAGTTGTTGCTGGATAAATCGCGAGGATTCTTTTTGCACGTCAGCAATAGGGGTCCCAACAATGCCAATCTGGATGTGACATTTGAACTTGAATGTTTAAATCAACTCTGGAAAACATCCTTCAAAAAACAGGTATGGAAACTAtaaaaatttgcattgggataaagaTATTATAAATTTTTGGTGTTATCGTTGTTGTAACACTACTTTGTGTGTGGAGGTTGAAGTTGGTAATAAAATACTACATCTTACGATCACTTCatatcccaccgctgccaccatgaAGTGATTGTAAGATGGAGTATTTTATTACCAACTTCAACATTTGTGCCTGCGCACACAAAGCAGTATTACAACAacctttacaccgatgtgtgttagtgcTGTATACTACGTACTTATAGGTttgaactgtctctagctaccgggcaatctcggtggtgtagttggtaagacatctgctgtaGAATgccaaaggtcgtgggttcgaatcccaaccgagtatgCCTGTGAACAAGCGCCTTTTCCTAAAAGCTAAGTTGAGGGTGTACACAACATGGGTTCTCCCCGTCCTACTCTACTGGTCAGaaacctggacactattggtagaagATAGACGTAGGCTTCAAGCATTTAATATCAGATGCCAACGGAGGATACTCCCTCTTTGGCCACATTCGTCGACTTCCAGAAGACACTCCAGCACATGCGGCCCTCAAGCTGAGCGTCGATGCTCGAGGGGGAACTCCGTTCTGGCCAAGCCTGAAAAAGACTCGGAGGGCGACCACGCAACACCTGGTTGCGCCAGCTAGAAGTGGATCTGACTACAGCAGCTGTGGCAGTCTGCAACACATCGTATGGTCTGGGCGGTTCTACATCCCCCTTGATGGACCACAGAGAATGATGATGTTTACCCTGATCCAGGTTCTGTGAGGCTGACTAAATTCTGTGTCCAAAATTACTCATAAATGGCTCAAACTGAAACAGTATCCGAGTGAgaataccttttttttaatcactttCCGGGTCAACCTGGCCCGTAAAGAGCCAATACTTAGTGTCTGTATGTTTTTTGGACCCCCCTGTTTTAATTTTGCACACCCCGTTTTATCTTTCTTTACATGCAAGTGAAAAATTTtgacacccagtttttaaatttacagCAAATGTTGACACTcctttaccaaatcctggctaaaacctgGAATTTGGGTTAAGTCTAACTCTGAAGATTTTAGGAACtaatgtaaatatttattgttataaattgcagGTATTTTCGTTGGCAAGATGTGACGTCGACCAATTTGAGGAATCCTGCACCCTGAATCTTAAAGTCCGACCTCAGGAGGCTGCAATGGGCGCTGACTATCGACCACTTGAATGTGAAATCGGTATTTGTCAGAGCTCATATGAGGAGTTTGGAGTGACTGTCCGGGTAGTTGATGAGATTGGTGTTCGGAGTGAAAGAGAAAGCATGGTAAGCTAGCCACAGTACCTCGTAAAcaatacatggtgctatgtaaaaaggtgtgaatctcataattcaaaaacttaGTCCCACACTTGCAGGAAAATGCTGAATGTTAAAGCGCATTGGGCATctctgagtgatggatatgaggAGTGCTATATAggcgatgtgacctctgacgtcactcgataACCATaatgtgttttggcagccagctagaaagtcgAGCAATCTAACAATggctacgcgtctttttgcccggcgaaacatgacatgtacagtgtattgtcaacagagggcggtttgaatgtaaacataggtcacatcgtctataagaagccattattactattattattattcttggaTTCTGGTTCATACTGACCAAGAAATGGATCAGGCCCCATGAGACTCGGAATCAGTGTCAAttctagccttgctcaaggcagtcgcattattcgctccgaaaagacgctgctgtaaacccacccgtatacactgtgcatGCTGCGTGTAATCACActgcatgacccacccgtatacactatacacactgtcacatcgtacgactactgtgcacacaagtcatctgCACTCgtaccgcatgcggaggccgtcagaccgacagccttgtcgggtctggaacttccgggtttaatgtgttgtattgaaaaatttccactagtggaaaaaattgggggggctctcggatatgctagtatgcagcccatgaatatgtatatctttcgtcagacctatcagacaacacaggatgtgaggcaaatgaattattcattttgacgtccaatcacgcacgcctatcatgctcactgagcgtccgtggtggtggtgtgtgtgatgtagacatgtctcgtctttcgcgggcattatggtaatgagctgaccgtgggaactcttcgcttattatagtaatgaggtcagtggcttcaacacagaccctacaaggctgtcggcctgacagcgtccgcatgcggatagtgtacggggcatcgtgtcgtgcaaTGTTATGCACAGTGAATATGGGTGGGTGATTATACAGCGGCgatcttttttcggagtgaataattcgactgcctatGTCAATTCAGGCTATGTCAATTCTGGACCAGGAGTTTATGGAGtattaaagatactggacactactggtaattgtcaaagaccagtcttctcacttggtgtatctcaacatatgcataaaataacaaacctgtgaaagtttgagctcaattggtcgtccaagtagcgagataactatggaaaaaaaaaaacccttgtcacacgaagttgtgtgctttcagatgcttgatttcgagacctcaaattctaaatctgaggtctcaaaatcaaatttgtggaaaaatgtttctttctcgaaaactaagttacttcagagggagacgtttctcacaatgttttatactatcaacctctccccattactcgttaccaaggaaggttttgtgctaatagttattttgagtaattaccaatagtgtccactgcctttaaaattatttatcttGTCTCCTCAGGATTATCATGGCATGAGTATTCTCCGACTGAATGAGTTTGACCCAATGTCTCTTGGAAGGTGCCGCAAACTCTCTCATAAACTTGACTCTGAACGTCGCTGGAGGCTACTCGTCAAGCCATGTTTCATCGGGCAGGAAGCCGAGCGGGACTTTGATAAACATCTCCACCCTTCGTCCGCTGTGCTTGGCATTGTTTTTTTGCAGGGTTTGAGGAGGAGAGAGTCATCAATGATGACCTTAGTGCGATTGGAATCGATGCTTAATGAGTGCAAGTTGTTCAGAGCAGCTCAACTAGTTCATGATGACATTGAGGAGTTGAAGGAGAAATGTTCAGGCAAAGACAATGGAGAGGTTTTTGTTCACTCAATACAATGTTCAGATGATGTACACAGCGACAGTGATGAggcaaaattacatgtacaACGCCCAATACGGAATCCAGtcaaggatgatgatgatgtttacGAGCTGATATCATCTGATTTTCAAGGCGGAAACAATGATGAACGAGCGAGTAACCATCTCCAAAATAGAATCCCggaagaaaatgatgaaaatcCAAACCAAATTCGCACATTGCAATCAAACCCGGTCATTCTACCAGACACAGGACCAAACAATTCTAGAAGTTTGCGAGGGCAGCGTCAAAGCCAAGAACCAGTCCAGAATGATTGGCCTTCAGAGCACTCGCGTTATCAGAATGTGCCACTAAAAGCAAGCTCGGACAGACCTAGTAATAATGGTTATACAAGTTTTACTGTTGGAAACAAAAAACCCAAGTAAGTACTATAGGTCTAAGTACATTTAAGGGacttgttgccttggatcaggttTTTtgttactccacaaaatggtcgACCTTGTtagtttaccaaaaaaaaaggataaccCGAAGCACAGTGTCTGGATCAGTACATTTATACAAATCTTTATCATCGAGTATTTCagaacaaacggtttcaaatgcttttcaaagaccaactcgcccaatccaaggcaacaccCTTTAATGAAACACAATATGGAATCTTTGTTAATCAATACTAAACCAGGACTTGTATGTTACAGTTTTAAATCGAGCAAACATAACACCCCAAcaagcaaaataacaaaaacatgaagGCCGTGATCGAATTGTCGGCCACGGTTATGTTGCGGATATGGCTAGATCACCACATCATCATGTGTTGTAGTAAAAGACGTCCTTAGAAACAGTCGTGGCCTGAGCCGTTGCTGCCAATGGGAGAGTTTCCAATGCTAGGGCgcagcagacttactgggtaaatttccattgtttacgtagttctgaacatgcacataattctgagaacaatgtatttaaccggtaagtctgctgccacctatcgtcccagaaagtctcctatttgtTGTGTGACTTTGCTCAGCCCCACTGGCacggttgtagctagaccaattttagtggagGGCTAGggaacttgattttttttttttttgacgtcTTCCAAAGGCGAGTGGATCAACAaatttattcatgttaagttacTGGATGGACTATCAAGTTTCTGCAAATGAAAGTttctcagtggtttctttccctgcctttcacttcTGTGCATCCTGGGTCGAATCacaccttaaaggaacatgttgccttggatcgttccagttggtctttgaaaagcgtttgtaaccgtttgttataaaatgcatatggttagaaagatgttttaaaagtagaatacaatgatccacacttatttgcctcgaaattgcgtggttttccttttactttgcgaactaacacggtcggccatttatgtggccgaccgtgtttgtcaacgaggtaaaaggaaaaccgtgcaatttcgagtgatacttctgtggatcattatactctacttttaaaatagctttctaatcatatgcattttataacaaacggttacaaacacttttcaaagaccaactcggccgatccaaggcattgtgttcctttaaatcgaAGCCCTGAATCTGCATTGTTTTTAGTCAAAACGTGATCGAGGGTTTTCTCTATTTCGTTCTTCCTGTACATATAAAACTGGAAAATTTCTAGTTCCTATTTATTGGTTAATGAAAACAACTATGGTAAATGTAATTTCAATGTATCATAGAGAGTGCATGCTTTGCATGCCATCTAACTCAGAAAATGTACCTGTTTATTAAAAGTCAGCTGAACTGTAAAAAAGATGCAATTATAAACAGAgcaaccatttaaaaaaatatatatatgatatgaggtattgcatggtgaggtatctatatatatttgccaggtagagtttgttcttaaaggcagtggacactattggtagttactcaaaataattattagcataaaacctttcttggtgacgagtaatggggagaggttgatgatataaaacattgtgagaaacggctccctctgaagtgccatagttttggagaaagaagtaattttccacgaacttgatttcgagacctcagatttagaacttgaggtctcgaaatcaaccatataaacacacacaacttcgtgtgacaagggtgttttttctttcattattatctcgcaagtttgatgaccgatggagctcaaattttcacaggtttgttattttatgcatatgttgagatacatcaagtgtgagggctagtctttgacaattaccaatagtgtccactgcctttaaagaactgTGTTGCTTTATGTTATACTAACGAGGAGAAGATTTATTGGATTGTTCAGGAGCCTTCGCAGAACTGTCCTGGTTTTAACTACTACCTTAGCCTCAGTGTTTCGActagcttaataataataataataattgtggcttcttatatagcgcacatgtccgtcacccagtgacgcccCTGGCGCTGTAATATACAGTATTTtatgccagatgtgggactacgtttgaattatgagacctaattctgatagtgatagcaccatgtaatgcttttacaaggtgctgtggtgcaatttgctgccgatcggaccaggaacatcgggtcgaacctcttctcttttcgataagcgcactaggttcttttacatgcttgCTCCATAGTCAGCGTCAGGAGATCTATACTGGCAAACAGGAAGCCTTTTCCAAAGAAATTGAGCAGCGTATAAGAGAATGACTGACCATCAACTATGAAAGAAGCTCTTGTAGTTGGGGTGAGCAGTGACtgtctgggcctaatttcataaagcatgtaagcacaaaaatttgcttagcgtgaaatttcttccttggtaaaaacaggattaccaaccaatgtttttttttcttcatgtgattttcaggatttagcaaacaacagctgaataccatgtatcaagcaatatgcaacaaatgactattgattggtaatcctgtttttacccaggaagaagtttcatgctaagcaaatgtttgtgcttaaagggtgtatgtaacttttgtaggacaagaaacacaatgtccacagatttacactaaacacagtttgaagataatgatagtagaaagcttccctgaaaatattctgtgctgaggtgttgtagtttttgggaaatgagtaaaataatgtcatcttaaagctgcttagcaaaacaagtGCTGCTCAGCAAACTTCTTTGCTTACTGAGCAAGAAACTAGGTGGGGCACTGTGGCAACAGTTTAACATTCATGACAAATGTTGGATGTTAATCTCATAATATTCATTTTTGCAAGTTGGCTTGTTAGTGTGCTTTTTTCTGggggtttttgtgtgtgtgtataaaacattgtgaccacTTCGTGCATACTTGTATAGGGCGTAGTGGAAAAGGGGGATGTCTGAAACCTTTCcctttattgattgatttatttactacaaattaaataaatgaccTTTCTATTTAtaaaacttgttattattattaatttagcaACTCGTGCAACTAGTATCCAAGAATTCCCTCAAGCAACTAGCCAGAAATGTCAGAAAAATTGAACCAGAATTATATGTCTCGCAAATCTTTTTATAAAGTCAAATCAAATCTTACATTTTGTTccaaaaacattaatttatcAGGACAATGATGGCAGATTTGACCAGAAAATTTAGATGTTAATTATTAATCACGAAAACAATGTACTTATAATTACCAAATTGTGATCAGGATCCCGTCATTAAATAACGTCATAATGATGAGTGACGTGAACAAGTGTGgtacgtttttttatttttttttttattttttttatttatcggAACATCAGAGAGAAAACAAATCCATTTTAGGGGGAAAAATCGGGCCATTTAATTTGAGATTTGAAGCCCCTAAATAAAATGGTTTATAATGCGATAGGCTCCGTCTAGTTCTGCAAAAAACCTCTGATCAAAGGCAATTTCAAGTGATCCGCATCATCTTACTCTACTTTATTTACATTTCTTACCCAATAATACCCAAACAAAAATGTCTTGCGATTGTTGTCCAATGGGGAGGACTTGTTGctattatgcaaattagtttctggAAGCCCGGGAGTTGCGTGATCACGTGCTACGATTGCCgtgtataatacattgtgagctgagtttttacacaatgttgtgccatattttatttgaaaaacgtaACTTGATTATTTTactttattaatttgtatttggGTTGGCCTATTAAAACTTCCGATAAATTACTTCCGAAAAAGAAACTGGCTATGACCATTCATGAAGActgaccaatgaaaacaactGTTCTGAAAGCTCTGGCATGACCACGTGACTGCACGTGGACGGTGTCAAAGGTTCTTTGTGGTCAACACAAAGTCTGTACTTTCTTTAGTGTTCAACAAATTGAAGTATTTATGGTATTTCCAATGACACGACTACCACAAAAGCCACAAAAGCGTAATGGTGAGTTACTTGAATGTGATAATAGGTGAATGATAATGATGATTTTGATAGAGTAGGTCATTCTCATGAAGAATTTGACTGGAATGTGTGGGGGCCGGATTcgacacaacaacaacaagctgTCAGAATGTCATGCACAATAGTAAGTATTGACTATTCAACatactttttctttcttcaatttCCAGAACGTTTGAAAGTCCATAGCGTTAATTCTTACTCGTACAAATTTACTAGGTTTTGGCCTAGCACTAgacctagacttgactcaagtcccaactCCGTACCATCGCCAGAAAGCTATTGTTTTATGATCTgctcaggggtggatttcacaaaggtagtcctaacttaggataggactagtcctaggcaacgataggacttgtcctaagttaggaccagtaactcatcctaacttaggactggccatatctcttagcattgcctaggactagtccgaagttaggactacctttgtgaaatccacccctggattCCCAAACCTGTTCTGCATGCGGGACAGGGACTTGAAGATGTCGTCACAGTTGCCtgatataaaaatgtattatgAATGTGTAGCATTGCTGCGTGATACGCGTTGACCAATCAAATGCACTCAAAAAGAAGactaatttatttgttatttcatcaTTTGAATAAccaatttattataaaaaaagaaagcacTATGTTCAATTGAATTTAAGTTAATACTTTGACACATATATTAGGGAcggttttgtttgcaaaatttgcGTTTTTGAAAGTGCAATTCAACGACTTATTTATAATACCGACACCCCCTTGCCTGCTGATGACTTTGCCCGCCCCATGCGCGCGCCGCGTGCCTTACATCGTCTTGCactgtgatgtcacagagtATAATAAATGTTTTACCAGCGGGGCAGCGCTTCCACGCTACTGCTTGccttaccccttgcaatttttcaattttgaggCCCAAATTCAACAAAACCGCTGGACtaaaccccttgtgattttttttattttaggctCAAATTTGcctcttctgtttttttttttcaagtttaggcccaaatttgacaaaactgctgacttaccccttgccatttttcaatttttaggcccaaattcaacaaaactgctggatcaccccttatgattttttttatttgtggcccaatttcaataaAACTGCTGAATTAATAGCCgttccccttgtgatttattcaattttaggcccaaatttgataaaactactAGACTTGACCATTGTGATTTTTTCGATTtaaggcccaaatttgataaaactgctggacttaccctttgtgatttttttcaatttgaagcCCAATTTCaatcccttgtgatttattcaattttaggcccaaattcaataaaactgcttgacttaccccttgtgattttttcaattttagtcTCAATTTCaatcccttgtgatttattcgattttaggcccaaattcaaTAAAACTGCTGCACTaataaccccttgtgatttttcgattttaggcccaaattcaatcaaactgcaggacttaccccttgtgattttttcaattttatgccTAAATTCAATAAAACTGCTGCACTAACCCTTGTGAGTTTTcgattttaggcccaaattcaatcaaactgcaggacttaccccttgtgattttttaaattttaggcccaaatttgataaaattgctgaCTTTAGATTTTAGGTcttaatttgataaaactgctggacctaccccttttaatttttttatttttagatgcaaacttattttgtccttttaaatgttttttctttgtagtGTTTCTGTTTGTCCGCAATTGTCATGAAGATGTCAAGAGATCACCAGTAACGAGCTCATAATGATCTGaatatgatgtaggcctataattaAGAAGGTAAATACATAATTCTTTAAAACAACagtttttgtttgcctttgaaGGATTTAACCCAGATTAAATGCATCTAGCTAAAAAGGCTCACAATGCAATGTATTTTACTATAAGCCTCAAATAATTAAAGTATGAAA contains the following coding sequences:
- the LOC117300829 gene encoding uncharacterized protein LOC117300829 isoform X2; this encodes MTLIMSSNMQGPFESYNSTRPNKLINEINEKLKHRSKSKNSDFESRDSVESLDKSEQCSTDSVTPTNKSRFNKSPFKSFFKRENKPALKTISAEVPPQKEPENLYYVPAGDDQVNPSVSSRNVQDEADIYEEVQVPSPSLDKTTTEKEIGSRYQNITARHLRSEVCPDRKNRKQSYSVNNLPDDGEVSEHGGRKPELELHDTEAWGHTYDSIDQDEKHSGTNANLKAERVPKAVLRKLPVHADSSVRKTPPPTLPKTVCIKRSSSEKIHEEWCKLNDSASQHDKQVPPAVPTGQLNKQAPPVLDKSVPPVLNKPAPHADPSVPPVPAKPPLSSLPPKKNKELPEIKKELKLFRKLLNQQKDVDITKIEISNVNFTGRIVDSRGGRLQLKSHGVVLYIPPGALGDEPQEIFVYVQQNLTSSSQNGFVTPIVHCGTSGLKFNIPVILSFPVHVKDSSQWKLSGVRQDSSTEPWADIPDCSSDTILVNDNLCTVVVDHFTGFGLVGCPNVPQPSLIPIRIKVYNSQTNGIDPVHGCVKLQVYFCDESTETCESIKEREKDSKLLLDKSRGFFLHVSNRGPNNANLDVTFELECLNQLWKTSFKKQVFSLARCDVDQFEESCTLNLKVRPQEAAMGADYRPLECEIGICQSSYEEFGVTVRVVDEIGVRSERESMDYHGMSILRLNEFDPMSLGRCRKLSHKLDSERRWRLLVKPCFIGQEAERDFDKHLHPSSAVLGIVFLQGLRRRESSMMTLVRLESMLNECKLFRAAQLVHDDIEELKEKCSGKDNGEVFVHSIQCSDDVHSDSDEAKLHVQRPIRNPVKDDDDVYELISSDFQGGNNDERASNHLQNRIPEENDENPNQIRTLQSNPVILPDTGPNNSRSLRGQRQSQEPVQNDWPSEHSRYQNVPLKASSDRPSNNGYTSFTVGNKKPK
- the LOC117300829 gene encoding uncharacterized protein LOC117300829 isoform X4 codes for the protein MAIFAQDTCSKMYFEFIRTSKYYKTCVFEHADSSVRKTPPPTLPKTVCIKRSSSEKIHEEWCKLNDSASQHDKQVPPAVPTGQLNKQAPPVLDKSVPPVLNKPAPHADPSVPPVPAKPPLSSLPPKKNKELPEIKKELKLFRKLLNQQKDVDITKIEISNVNFTGRIVDSRGGRLQLKSHGVVLYIPPGALGDEPQEIFVYVQQNLTSSSQNGFVTPIVHCGTSGLKFNIPVILSFPVHVKDSSQWKLSGVRQDSSTEPWADIPDCSSDTILVNDNLCTVVVDHFTGFGLVGCPNVPQPSLIPIRIKVYNSQTNGIDPVHGCVKLQVYFCDESTETCESIKEREKDSKLLLDKSRGFFLHVSNRGPNNANLDVTFELECLNQLWKTSFKKQVFSLARCDVDQFEESCTLNLKVRPQEAAMGADYRPLECEIGICQSSYEEFGVTVRVVDEIGVRSERESMDYHGMSILRLNEFDPMSLGRCRKLSHKLDSERRWRLLVKPCFIGQEAERDFDKHLHPSSAVLGIVFLQGLRRRESSMMTLVRLESMLNECKLFRAAQLVHDDIEELKEKCSGKDNGEVFVHSIQCSDDVHSDSDEAKLHVQRPIRNPVKDDDDVYELISSDFQGGNNDERASNHLQNRIPEENDENPNQIRTLQSNPVILPDTGPNNSRSLRGQRQSQEPVQNDWPSEHSRYQNVPLKASSDRPSNNGYTSFTVGNKKPK
- the LOC117300829 gene encoding uncharacterized protein LOC117300829 isoform X1, which encodes MTLIMSSNMQGPFESYNSTRPNKLINEINEKLKHRSKSKNSDFESRDSVESLDKSEQCSTDSVTPTNKSRFNKSPFKSFFKRENKPALKTISAEVPPQKEPENLYYVPAGDDQVNPSVSSRNVQDEADIYEEVQVPSPSLDKTTTEKEIGSRYQNITARHLRSEVCPDRKNRKQSYSVNNLPDDGEVSEHGGRKPELELHDTEAWGHTYDSIDQDEKHSGTNANLKAERVPKAVLRKLPVQHADSSVRKTPPPTLPKTVCIKRSSSEKIHEEWCKLNDSASQHDKQVPPAVPTGQLNKQAPPVLDKSVPPVLNKPAPHADPSVPPVPAKPPLSSLPPKKNKELPEIKKELKLFRKLLNQQKDVDITKIEISNVNFTGRIVDSRGGRLQLKSHGVVLYIPPGALGDEPQEIFVYVQQNLTSSSQNGFVTPIVHCGTSGLKFNIPVILSFPVHVKDSSQWKLSGVRQDSSTEPWADIPDCSSDTILVNDNLCTVVVDHFTGFGLVGCPNVPQPSLIPIRIKVYNSQTNGIDPVHGCVKLQVYFCDESTETCESIKEREKDSKLLLDKSRGFFLHVSNRGPNNANLDVTFELECLNQLWKTSFKKQVFSLARCDVDQFEESCTLNLKVRPQEAAMGADYRPLECEIGICQSSYEEFGVTVRVVDEIGVRSERESMDYHGMSILRLNEFDPMSLGRCRKLSHKLDSERRWRLLVKPCFIGQEAERDFDKHLHPSSAVLGIVFLQGLRRRESSMMTLVRLESMLNECKLFRAAQLVHDDIEELKEKCSGKDNGEVFVHSIQCSDDVHSDSDEAKLHVQRPIRNPVKDDDDVYELISSDFQGGNNDERASNHLQNRIPEENDENPNQIRTLQSNPVILPDTGPNNSRSLRGQRQSQEPVQNDWPSEHSRYQNVPLKASSDRPSNNGYTSFTVGNKKPK
- the LOC117300829 gene encoding uncharacterized protein LOC117300829 isoform X3: MAIFAQDTCSKMYFEFIRTSKYYKTCVFEQHADSSVRKTPPPTLPKTVCIKRSSSEKIHEEWCKLNDSASQHDKQVPPAVPTGQLNKQAPPVLDKSVPPVLNKPAPHADPSVPPVPAKPPLSSLPPKKNKELPEIKKELKLFRKLLNQQKDVDITKIEISNVNFTGRIVDSRGGRLQLKSHGVVLYIPPGALGDEPQEIFVYVQQNLTSSSQNGFVTPIVHCGTSGLKFNIPVILSFPVHVKDSSQWKLSGVRQDSSTEPWADIPDCSSDTILVNDNLCTVVVDHFTGFGLVGCPNVPQPSLIPIRIKVYNSQTNGIDPVHGCVKLQVYFCDESTETCESIKEREKDSKLLLDKSRGFFLHVSNRGPNNANLDVTFELECLNQLWKTSFKKQVFSLARCDVDQFEESCTLNLKVRPQEAAMGADYRPLECEIGICQSSYEEFGVTVRVVDEIGVRSERESMDYHGMSILRLNEFDPMSLGRCRKLSHKLDSERRWRLLVKPCFIGQEAERDFDKHLHPSSAVLGIVFLQGLRRRESSMMTLVRLESMLNECKLFRAAQLVHDDIEELKEKCSGKDNGEVFVHSIQCSDDVHSDSDEAKLHVQRPIRNPVKDDDDVYELISSDFQGGNNDERASNHLQNRIPEENDENPNQIRTLQSNPVILPDTGPNNSRSLRGQRQSQEPVQNDWPSEHSRYQNVPLKASSDRPSNNGYTSFTVGNKKPK